A genomic stretch from Zeimonas sediminis includes:
- the purT gene encoding formate-dependent phosphoribosylglycinamide formyltransferase, translating to MTLKHPPVLGTPLSPSATRVMLLGSGELGKEVVIALQRLGVEVIAVDRYPNAPGHQVAHRAHVIDMTDGQALRELIASERPDLVVPEIEAIATPTLVELEKEGAARVIPTARAAWLTMNREGIRRLAAETLGLPTSPYRFASSLAEMQAAIDGTDGQPGIGYPCFVKPVMSSSGKGQSKVDGPEGVEAAWKYAAAGGRVDAGRVIVEGMIDFDYEITLLTVRARDASGAVVTHFCDPIGHVQVAGDYVESWQPQAMSAAALERARDIAKKVTDDLGGTGIFGVELFVKGDQVWFSEVSPRPHDTGMVTMISQHQSEFELHARAILGLPVDVSLRTPGASAVIYGGVEGKWLVFEGAAEALAVPGTDLRLFGKPESFAKRRMGVALARAADVDTARANAKLAASKVKPRLA from the coding sequence ATGACCCTGAAACATCCGCCCGTCCTCGGCACCCCCCTGTCCCCCTCGGCCACCCGCGTCATGCTGCTCGGCTCCGGCGAGCTCGGCAAGGAGGTCGTGATCGCGCTGCAGCGCCTCGGTGTCGAGGTGATCGCGGTGGACCGCTACCCGAATGCCCCGGGCCACCAGGTTGCGCACCGCGCCCACGTCATCGACATGACCGACGGCCAGGCGCTGCGCGAGCTGATCGCCAGCGAGAGGCCCGACCTGGTAGTGCCCGAGATCGAGGCGATCGCCACGCCCACCCTGGTCGAGCTGGAAAAGGAAGGCGCGGCCCGGGTGATCCCGACCGCGCGTGCGGCCTGGCTCACGATGAACCGCGAGGGCATCCGCCGGCTGGCCGCCGAGACCCTGGGCCTGCCGACCTCGCCCTATCGTTTCGCGAGCAGCCTGGCCGAGATGCAGGCCGCGATCGACGGCACCGACGGCCAGCCGGGCATCGGCTATCCCTGCTTCGTCAAGCCGGTGATGTCGTCCTCGGGCAAGGGCCAGTCGAAGGTCGACGGCCCGGAAGGCGTGGAGGCCGCGTGGAAGTACGCGGCTGCCGGCGGCCGGGTCGACGCCGGCCGGGTCATCGTCGAAGGGATGATCGACTTCGACTACGAGATCACGCTGCTCACGGTGCGCGCGCGCGACGCGTCCGGGGCGGTCGTCACGCATTTCTGCGACCCGATCGGCCACGTGCAGGTGGCCGGCGACTACGTGGAGAGCTGGCAGCCGCAGGCCATGAGCGCGGCGGCGCTCGAGCGCGCCCGCGACATCGCCAAGAAGGTCACCGACGACCTCGGCGGCACCGGCATCTTCGGCGTCGAGCTGTTCGTGAAGGGCGACCAGGTCTGGTTCTCGGAAGTGAGCCCGCGACCGCACGACACCGGCATGGTCACGATGATCTCCCAGCACCAGTCCGAGTTCGAGCTGCACGCGCGCGCGATCCTCGGGCTGCCGGTCGACGTGTCGCTGCGCACGCCCGGCGCCAGCGCGGTGATCTACGGCGGCGTCGAGGGAAAGTGGCTGGTGTTCGAGGGCGCGGCCGAGGCGCTGGCAGTGCCGGGCACCGACCTGCGGCTGTTCGGCAAGCCCGAGTCCTTCGCGAAGCGCCGGATGGGCGTTGCGCTGGCGCGCGCGGCCGACGTGGACACCGCGCGGGCCAACGCGAAGCTGGCCGCGTCGAAGGTGAAGCCGCGGCTCGCCTGA
- a CDS encoding Gfo/Idh/MocA family protein has protein sequence MSHGIAVIGLGVIGRRMLDQTRNRSDLDVVAAWDVSDKAMRAAAADFPDVPLAADARAAIEAPGVDLVYVGTPPAFHRQYVEMAIAAGRKVFCEKPLAVSLADGEAIVNALEASGTANGVNYVFASAPAVAEMESRLHAGAIGSPREVEIRLFFSRWPRDWQANAGWLAYREEGGFVREVLSHYVYLLRRLLGPAAIESATIGWQEDPALCERSALARLSCGGVPVLVSASAGAAGPDVVEFTLRGDTGALRLENWFELSQSDGARWSKLPHGGLGPDRPDPRTAAYQSQLDSLAKMARGEPHPIPDAGVALEVQKTIEALLAN, from the coding sequence ATGAGCCACGGCATCGCAGTGATCGGACTCGGCGTGATCGGACGCCGCATGCTCGACCAGACCCGCAACCGCAGCGACCTGGATGTCGTCGCCGCGTGGGACGTCAGCGACAAGGCGATGCGTGCGGCCGCGGCCGACTTCCCGGACGTGCCGCTCGCGGCCGACGCGCGCGCGGCGATCGAGGCGCCCGGCGTCGATCTCGTCTACGTGGGCACGCCGCCGGCTTTCCACCGCCAGTACGTCGAGATGGCGATCGCGGCCGGCCGCAAGGTGTTCTGCGAGAAGCCGCTCGCGGTCAGCCTGGCCGACGGCGAGGCGATCGTCAACGCGCTCGAGGCCTCGGGCACGGCCAACGGCGTCAATTACGTGTTCGCGTCGGCGCCGGCTGTCGCCGAGATGGAGTCGCGGCTGCACGCCGGCGCGATCGGCAGCCCGCGCGAAGTCGAGATCCGCCTGTTCTTCTCCCGCTGGCCCCGCGACTGGCAGGCCAACGCGGGCTGGCTGGCCTACCGGGAAGAGGGCGGCTTCGTGCGCGAGGTGCTCTCGCACTACGTGTACCTGCTGCGGCGCCTGCTCGGCCCGGCCGCGATCGAGTCGGCGACGATCGGCTGGCAGGAAGACCCGGCGCTCTGCGAACGCTCGGCGCTGGCGCGCTTGTCCTGCGGCGGCGTGCCGGTGCTGGTCAGCGCCTCGGCGGGCGCGGCCGGGCCCGACGTCGTCGAGTTCACGCTGCGCGGCGACACCGGCGCGCTGCGGCTGGAGAACTGGTTCGAGCTGTCTCAGAGCGACGGCGCGCGCTGGTCGAAATTGCCGCACGGCGGGCTGGGCCCCGACCGGCCGGATCCGCGCACCGCGGCCTACCAGTCGCAGCTCGACAGCCTGGCGAAGATGGCGCGCGGCGAGCCGCACCCGATTCCCGACGCAGGCGTGGCGCTCGAGGTGCAGAAGACGATCGAGGCCTTGCTGGCGAACTGA